The following nucleotide sequence is from bacterium.
CGCGGCCAACGCGGCCGCCACGAGGACCGCGGCCCGCAGCCGCGCGCGCGTCATGGCGTCCCCCCGGGCAGCGGCCGCGCCCGCTCGAAACGGGGCAGCAGCGGCAGCGCGGCGAAGTACAGGAAATAGACGGCCGTCGAGATCCGCTCCAGCGTGAGCACGGCGCCGACCGGCAGCTGCGACCCGAGGTAGCCGAGGATGAGGAAGTTCGCGAAGAACGCCAGCGTCAGCGCGCGCTTGAGGGGCCGATAGCGCGCGCTGCGGACGGGGGAGCGGTCGAGCCAGGGCAGCGCCGGCACCAGGAAGATCGCGGCCGCCATCGCAACCGCCCCGCCGAGCTTGCTCGGGATGGAGCGCAGGATCGCGTAGAAGGGGACGAAATACCACTCGGGCACCAGGTGCGCGGGCGTGGCGAGCGGGTTGGCCGGCTCCCAGTTGGCGGGCTCGAGCAGGAGCGTCGGCGCGAAGAACACCACGGCCGCAAATGGCAGCAGCGCCAGCGCGTCGAACCAGAGGTCGCGGGTGACGTAGTACGGCCAGAAGGGGATGCGCCGCGGGTCCCCCTCGTCGAGGTCGACACCGTCCGGGTTGCCGCTGCCGACGCGATGCAGCGCCATCACGTGCAGCAGGACCAGCCCGCCGATGAGCGCGACCGGCAGCACCGCAGTGTGCAACGCGAAGAACCTCCCGAGCGTCGCATCCCCGACGGCGAAGTCCCCGCGCAGCCAGACCACGAGGCCGGGGCCGACGAGGGGAATCGTCCCGAAGATGTTGGTGATGACGGTGGCGCTCCAGAAGGACATCTGTCCCCACGGCAGCAGATATCCCATGAAGGCCTCGGCCATGAGGCAGAGGAAGATGGCGAAGCCGACCAGCCAGACCAGCTCGCGCGGCGACTTGTACGAGCCGTAGTAGAGGGCGCGCCCGACGTGCAGGTAGACCGCGAGGAAGAAGCCGCTGGCCCCGAGCGCGTGCAGGTAGCGCAGCAGCCAGCCGTAGTTCACCTCGCGCATGATGTGCTGCACGCTGTCGAAGGCGAGGCCGGTGTCCGGCTTGTAGTGCATGGCGAGGAAGACCCCGGTCACGATCTGCAGGACGAGGAAGAGACCGGCGAGCGAGCCGAAGTTCCACCACGAGTTCAGGTTGGGCGGCTCGAGGTGCCGCGTGACGTGCCGCTCGAGCGCCTCGGTCAGCGGCAGGCGCCGCTCGATCCAGGCCGGGATCGCCATCAGGCCGGACCCGCGGGGAGGTCGGCGAGCTTGCGGACCCCGGCGTCGAAGCCGCTGAAGCTCCCCGAGCCGATCCTCAGCGTGCTCGCGCCGGTGAACTCGTAGGGCAGCAGGTGCAGGTTCTCCGGCGGCGGGCCGTCGAGGCGCCGGCCGAGCGTGTCGTACTTGCCGCCGTGGCAGGGACAGAAGAAGCCCGGCTGGTCGAGGCCCGGGACGCGCCCCGGCTCGAGCATCGGGATGCACCCGAGGTGCGTGCACACGCCGAGGCAGACCAGCCACTCGGGGCGCTTGACGCGCTCGGCGGGCGACGCCGGGTCGCGCAGGGACGCGCCGTCGATCCGGCCGGCGGCCTCGATCATGGCCGGCGTTCGCCGCAGGATGAAGACCGGCTGGCGGCGCCAGAGGACGACCTCCAGGGCGCCCGCGGCGATCTTCGACACGTCGACCTCGACGACGCCGGCCGCGATGACGTCGCTCGAGGGGCTCATCGAGCGCACGAAGGGGATCGCCGCCAGGCCGGCGCCGCACGCCCCGACCGCGGACGCGGCGATCGTGAGGAAGCTCCGCCGCGTGAGCCCCCGATCCGCCTGGCCTGCCGCCATTGACCCTCCTGCGATGCATCCGGACCTGCGGGACACGGGTTGCCGCCTGCAACCCGCAGCGCGATATCCAAAAGATAGGCGGGCACCCCGGAGCCGTCAAGGCGGGCGGAAACGACGTGCGCACTTCGAGCCGTGTTGACACCGCGCAGAGGCGCGCTTAGCTTGCCGGGTGAAGCCGGTCTCCGCAGGCTCCACGGGGCGCCGGGGGCGGCCGGCGGCAACGTAACCCCTGGAGATCACAGCCATGCGCAGTCCTGCCGGGCAGCCGGGCCGGCCCGCCGCCCGAGGCGCGGGGCGAGGTGCCGGGCGCGTGCTGCGCCGCAGCTGCACCCTGACGTGGGAGCTGCAGGTGCACTTCACCCGCGAGACGTTCGCCGCCGGCAACACCGTGCTCGCGCGGGTCCTCGACGGCGCCGGGGAGCGGCGCCACCGCGTGCTCGCGGTCATCGACGCGGGCGTGCTCGCCTGCACGCCGCGGCTCCCGGGTCACATCGCCCGCTACGCGCAGCGCCACCGCGGCCGGATGCAGCTGGTCGCGCCCCCGTTCGTCGTCCCCGGCGGGGAGGCCTGCAAGAGCGATCCGCGCGCCGTCGAGGCCGTCTGCGCGCAGATCGAGCGGCACGGGCTCTGTCGCCAGTCGTTCCTGCTCGCCATCGGCGGAGGGGCGGTCCTCGATGCCGCGGGACTCGCGGCCGCGCTCGCGCACCGGGGCGTGCGGCTGATCAGGATGCCCACGACGGTGCTTGCCCAGAACGACGCCGGCGTCGGCGTGAAGAACGGCATCAACGCCTTCGGCCGCAAGAACTTCCTCGGCACGTTCGCGCCGCCCTTTGCGGTGGTCAACGACCTGGAGTTCCTCAGGACCCTCGACGCGCGCGATCGCCGCGCCGGCCTCGCCGAGGCGGTGAAGGTGGCGCTCGTGCGGGACCGGGAATTCTTCGATCTGCTCTGGCGCGAGCGACGGCGGCTGGCGGCGGGCGCAACCGGGCCGCTGGAGGAGACGGTCGTGCGCTGCGCCGAGCTGCACCTCGACCACATCGTCTCGCGCGGCGACCCCTTCGAGCGCGGCTCCTCGCGCCCGCTGGACTTCGGCCACTGGTCGGCGCACGCCCTCGAGGAGCTCAGCGCCGGCGCGCTGCGCCACGGCGAGGCCGTGGCGATCGGCATCGCCCTCGACGCGCTGTATTCCGTGCGCAGCGGCCTGCTCGGCGAGCCCGACGGCCATCGCGTCCTCGCGCTGCTGGAGGACCTCGGCTTCGCGCTCTTCGACTGGGCGCTCGAGTCGCTGGACGTCCAGGCCGCGCTCGCGCGGTTCCAGGAGCACCTCGGCGGCGAGCGCGCCATCCCGCTGTTGCGCCGGCCCGGCGAAGTCCTGGACGTGCGGGCGATCGACGCGCGGCGCATGCGCGGCTGCGTCGCCGAGCTGGCGCGCCGGCACGGGGCGGCCGCCGCCCGCGCGCCAGCGGCGGCGCGGCCGGGCGACGGCGCAGCGCAGCGCGACGCACTCCGCGCGCGATGACCCTCACCTACTGCACGAACATCCACCCCGGCGAGAGCTGGGCCGAGATCTTCGCACACGTGCGGGAGTACGTGCCGGCGGTGCGGGGCCGGTTCGCCCCCGGCGGGACGTTTCCGGTCGCCCTGAGGCTCTCGGGGCGCGCCGCGATGGAGATCGACGGACCCGAAGCCGCGCGCTTCGCCGAATGGTGCCGCCGCGAGCGGTGCCGCGTCGTGACGCTCAACGGCTTCCCGCACGGCCGCTTCCACGGCGTCCCCGTCAAGGAACAGGTCTACCTCCCCGACTGGCGGGACCCCGAGCGGCTGCGGTACACGTCGCGGCTCGCGGACCTGCTCGCATCCTGGCTCCCCGAAGACGGCCGTGGCTCGATCTCCAGTGTGCCCATCGGCTTCCGCCGTTCCCTGACGCCGGAGGCGGTGGCGGCGGCGCGCAGGAACCTCCGCGGCGCGCTCGAGCACCTCGAGCGGCTCGCCGGCGAGACGGGGCGGGAGATCC
It contains:
- the petA gene encoding ubiquinol-cytochrome c reductase iron-sulfur subunit, which produces MAAGQADRGLTRRSFLTIAASAVGACGAGLAAIPFVRSMSPSSDVIAAGVVEVDVSKIAAGALEVVLWRRQPVFILRRTPAMIEAAGRIDGASLRDPASPAERVKRPEWLVCLGVCTHLGCIPMLEPGRVPGLDQPGFFCPCHGGKYDTLGRRLDGPPPENLHLLPYEFTGASTLRIGSGSFSGFDAGVRKLADLPAGPA
- a CDS encoding 3-dehydroquinate synthase — encoded protein: MLRRSCTLTWELQVHFTRETFAAGNTVLARVLDGAGERRHRVLAVIDAGVLACTPRLPGHIARYAQRHRGRMQLVAPPFVVPGGEACKSDPRAVEAVCAQIERHGLCRQSFLLAIGGGAVLDAAGLAAALAHRGVRLIRMPTTVLAQNDAGVGVKNGINAFGRKNFLGTFAPPFAVVNDLEFLRTLDARDRRAGLAEAVKVALVRDREFFDLLWRERRRLAAGATGPLEETVVRCAELHLDHIVSRGDPFERGSSRPLDFGHWSAHALEELSAGALRHGEAVAIGIALDALYSVRSGLLGEPDGHRVLALLEDLGFALFDWALESLDVQAALARFQEHLGGERAIPLLRRPGEVLDVRAIDARRMRGCVAELARRHGAAAARAPAAARPGDGAAQRDALRAR
- a CDS encoding cytochrome b N-terminal domain-containing protein, which codes for MAIPAWIERRLPLTEALERHVTRHLEPPNLNSWWNFGSLAGLFLVLQIVTGVFLAMHYKPDTGLAFDSVQHIMREVNYGWLLRYLHALGASGFFLAVYLHVGRALYYGSYKSPRELVWLVGFAIFLCLMAEAFMGYLLPWGQMSFWSATVITNIFGTIPLVGPGLVVWLRGDFAVGDATLGRFFALHTAVLPVALIGGLVLLHVMALHRVGSGNPDGVDLDEGDPRRIPFWPYYVTRDLWFDALALLPFAAVVFFAPTLLLEPANWEPANPLATPAHLVPEWYFVPFYAILRSIPSKLGGAVAMAAAIFLVPALPWLDRSPVRSARYRPLKRALTLAFFANFLILGYLGSQLPVGAVLTLERISTAVYFLYFAALPLLPRFERARPLPGGTP